A genome region from Proteus vulgaris includes the following:
- a CDS encoding type III secretion protein codes for MTNLTSDQFDMISSVMYEPLSYLHADYKVLASNKEDIIWQKLTNRQLIQQYQLINQLDCDIDIIVEKIFTYWTLLPRCALFLGYLYSRETLLLSGNYYQLEPQLKGFLSLYPVLNIDKKITTSLENIAPINIGYQLLFDFISSISMALAQRFTLLFAPQSSSIELPQSLFLSRSLFILVLDYAALSV; via the coding sequence ATGACAAATCTAACTTCTGATCAATTCGACATGATATCCAGTGTAATGTATGAGCCACTTAGCTATCTTCATGCAGATTACAAGGTATTGGCATCAAATAAAGAAGATATAATCTGGCAGAAATTAACTAATCGCCAATTAATTCAGCAATACCAACTTATTAATCAACTAGATTGTGACATCGATATTATTGTAGAGAAAATTTTTACTTATTGGACTTTACTTCCACGTTGTGCTCTTTTTTTAGGCTATTTGTACTCTAGAGAAACGCTTTTATTATCTGGTAATTACTATCAATTAGAACCACAATTAAAAGGGTTTTTATCTCTTTATCCTGTGTTAAATATAGATAAAAAGATAACGACTTCACTGGAAAATATCGCCCCAATAAATATTGGCTATCAATTATTGTTTGATTTTATTAGTTCAATTTCGATGGCGCTTGCTCAGCGCTTTACATTACTTTTTGCACCACAATCTTCATCGATAGAACTCCCTCAATCACTTTTTTTATCTCGTTCACTCTTTATTTTGGTACTAGATTATGCTGCGCTCTCTGTCTAA
- the soxR gene encoding redox-sensitive transcriptional activator SoxR — MKKEKIDFNRALTVGEVAKRSGVAISTLHFYEEKGLIESYRSAGNQRRYPPVVLRYVAIIKAAQSTGIPLKEIQEILGKYPPNSKLTAEQWHEISTDWKVRLDERIRRLKRLRNGLDHCIGCGCLSLSDCPLRNPDDILGEKGVGAQIL, encoded by the coding sequence ATGAAAAAAGAAAAAATAGATTTTAATAGAGCACTCACCGTCGGTGAGGTAGCAAAACGAAGTGGTGTTGCGATATCAACATTGCATTTTTATGAAGAAAAAGGATTGATAGAAAGCTATCGAAGTGCAGGTAATCAGCGCCGTTACCCTCCAGTTGTATTACGTTATGTGGCAATTATAAAAGCGGCGCAAAGTACAGGTATTCCGTTAAAAGAAATTCAGGAAATACTCGGAAAATATCCACCAAATAGTAAATTAACCGCAGAACAATGGCACGAAATATCAACGGATTGGAAAGTGCGGTTAGATGAAAGAATTCGTCGTCTTAAACGACTACGTAACGGCCTTGACCACTGTATTGGTTGTGGTTGCTTATCGTTAAGTGATTGTCCATTACGTAATCCGGATGATATTTTAGGTGAGAAAGGTGTGGGCGCTCAGATCCTATAA
- a CDS encoding type III secretion protein, which translates to MLRSLSKDLLTYTCEGILIRARYVRQLDNIYKTELASKHAAKKMIQDFNHKLDKHNKEISNQAYSKGLQVLLGDILNFAIQYQEKLAHYEFQQREQLTTTIAQFFNSPEIQTEIIHRLISAIPSEKKITLNIPTTLRHYLENKLNNLNIELISHEHKTIAIHADDQITFFEPSLLIDDLKAQFHRPYTESYQPVFTQNIKDILLKYINTFDVFDNTPPQRNTTSENNNDDED; encoded by the coding sequence ATGCTGCGCTCTCTGTCTAAAGATCTTTTAACATACACTTGTGAAGGGATATTAATACGTGCGCGCTATGTTCGGCAGCTCGATAATATTTATAAAACAGAATTAGCCTCTAAGCATGCAGCAAAGAAAATGATTCAAGATTTTAATCATAAACTGGATAAGCATAATAAAGAGATCTCAAATCAAGCTTATAGTAAAGGGTTGCAGGTATTATTAGGAGATATATTAAATTTTGCCATTCAATATCAAGAGAAACTGGCACATTATGAGTTTCAGCAAAGAGAGCAATTAACAACAACTATTGCGCAATTTTTTAATTCACCTGAGATCCAAACTGAAATTATACACCGTTTAATTTCAGCAATACCTTCAGAAAAAAAAATTACGCTCAATATTCCAACAACATTACGCCATTATCTTGAGAATAAACTCAATAATCTTAATATCGAATTAATCTCTCATGAGCATAAAACGATTGCTATTCATGCTGATGATCAAATTACTTTTTTTGAGCCTTCTCTATTAATTGATGATCTTAAGGCACAATTCCATCGTCCCTATACCGAATCTTACCAACCTGTTTTTACTCAAAACATTAAAGACATTTTACTGAAATATATTAATACATTCGATGTATTCGATAATACTCCTCCTCAACGTAACACCACTAGTGAGAATAATAATGATGATGAAGATTAA